The stretch of DNA TGCAGACAAGGCTTTCTGGAAGTAGGGTAGTAGCTATATGAGACAGAAAGCCTAGACAGTACATGCAGACATAGAAGAAGAATTTGTCTGCTGCTCTCAAAGTGCatacattttatgtatttacGTTTAATTTTTaagggggaagaggaagatttccatttctttttttcttttctcaagaTTTTATAATCTCTCAAGCAAAGAAGGCTACAGCTTGTGTTGAAAAGATACAGCTCTTGAAAATGAACTGCccatgaaaaaaatgcagtaaaaatgtTGCCTCTCAGTGGAACAAATCCAAAGCATAATCAGAATCATTACCTAAATCCAGctataaaaaaatcacttccagGACTCCCACCCAGAGATATATTAATAGTGAGATATAAGTACTTGCACATCTGACAGTTACTACTTTTCTTGTGTAGTTCCTATCCCAGGACATATGTGACTCTTGAATTCACCCCCTCATGAGCACAGAAGTGCCCAACCTTTCCTTCCGTTTTATCTTTCTCATACACATATTCACTATTAATTAGGCTTCACAATTTCCCCATCATTCTTTCAATACATTAATAACCTTATGAAAGTACAAAGCTGCTGTAAGAAATTTGGATTGCAGTCAAATGAGATGAAAAGTGTGGTATTAGGCTTTTGTTTCCTGGAAGGGACACATATACAAACCACAGCAATCCAGTACCTCTAGACAGAAATAGgaccttgtgctgctgctctgtttatCATTTCCTCCTCTGAAATGTGGAGGGTCTGCAGAGCAGCAATAGCTATGCCTCCTCCCAAACAGCAGACAGGTTCAGCATCACTTTATTGATTATCAGCTCCAGTAACTGTTACTGGAAGGCAAGTAATAGACAGCCTGCTTCTGCCCCTCATGGCTCTAAGACTCAGGATTTTGAACACAGCCCAGGAGTCTATGGCCATGCTGAAGACTCACACATGATGAACTTGGACTTCATCAGAACCAAGCCAATGCCAACCACTTGGTCCATCTAGGAAATTAAGATGTCCAAAAAACATGACCTGGAACAATTCCATACAACATTATACCACAgtaaaaaatgcacaaaaaaaccaaaagagctGACACACTGCAGAAGAGCTGCTAGAAAAATCTACAGTAGAAAATAAGCACTTTCTATATAAATATCTCTCTGTATTTACTATACCCAAGTTGATCTCTCTTTTATTACATTTCTATACAAAACTGGTATTGGCTCTGCTCTCAAATAAAGCTCTCACCTCCACACAACTTGCATCCAAACTTTCTGCCATCAAGACTTAACATGATTAACTTGCATTTCATTCCAATGACCGTGGCAGCACTTAATCAACAAAGTCTCTactatatgtatttatatagatatacatgtatatatacacacatacatacatacatacacatgaCAAATACTgttgaagttttcctttcttccagtgTTTGTAGTGACAGTCATCCTAGAAGGTGAAGGCATACACCACTCCCACAACCACAATATTTCCAATTGTTGCTATTATTGCAATCCATAACAATATGGCATCATTTGAAGAACGGGATGTCTCTTCTGGTGGATTCTGCATGGAAGAGGCTGCATGGACGTTGGCTGATGAGTTAAACAGGGAGTACTCTGTACTAAAGTCCTCGTTGGGTGAGTCCATAAAGGCTCCTCCCATAACAGGaagctgtgaagaaaaacatgGCAAAATCAGACTGAAAGCTATTATCTGCTTTTGCATTGTCCCAAAGTCATTATTAAAGACTAACCATTAAGTAACTTGCAAAATTACGGAGATTTCGTGTACATGGTGCTAACCTGTCAGGAATACCACAGGCTATAAAATTTCTCCCATTTCTGTTAGAATCAGTATTATTGCAGAAAACCTATATATAATACATGCAATATACAGAAGAGCTAGCATGCAGGCTTCAAGTCAGCCTAAGTAATCATATGCATTTAGAAGAGATACACATATACACAAAGCACTCACATACCAGAATGTGAGTTTATAGCAATAGGATTGTTTTGTGACTACCAGCAAAGCTATCATGTCACTGCAAGACATTGCACACACACAGTGAGGATCTGATGCAGAGAATTTGTTCTCCTTTTATGTATCACTCAGAACTACACTTCATGTAGAGATCATGTAGAAAGTTTTTTATGGTAAAAGAGGTGAAGTGTAGTCAGTGCACTAACTTCACTTGCAAAGCATACCACTGCAACAATCCAGGATACAGTGGAAAACCTCAAAACTTTGAAAGGCTCCATCACAATGCAGTAAATTCTAACAGTTTCTAGCAGTGGCTGATTTCTAACAGTTCTTCCACACCAGACTTCTCCTACTGGGAAGGACAAAGTCACTTTGGTGCTCTTAGTGGATTTCTCAATGGTACTGGGAAATGTTCTGGGTAAGACAGCAGTTACTCAATACAATATGGAAAAGataaaggaagaagaaactgTTTAACATTGTCCTTTTACACGTTCCAATTGTCTTCCCAACTTCATCCTAGATCACAACACATATTCTTCATGGTTCAAGAACTATTTTACCTCTACACACTGGTAGTCAAATCATCCTTCTGCAAATGAATGGATTCCTCATTCAGGCAAGAGAAGGATACCTACTGCCGTATAAAGACCATTTACTACTAAAAAAGGTTCATGCAAAAGCTTTTTGCTTCTGTCCTTGTCTCTTGTATGTTTGGGaatgcagagctgggagagtCTCCCCTGACTCACTGAGTGCAGGCTCCAAGTCTCACGTAAGTATATGACAttgtttcagaaaaagctgcagaacaTCTACTTCCCATATCTATAAATGCTCAGGACACACATTTCTTAATATCCTGTAAAAGAGCATGAGCAGTGTGGGTATGGTAAAGCCCCAAGTCTCTGCAGAACTCTGTAACTAAACTCTGTGAGGATTGTAGTAGGTTGATAGACCAAACCCACGGATTTattggattaaaaaaacccccagagtCATATGTCTAAATCTCTCTGCCAGCTTGTCCAGAATGAAAAAATTCCATCAAGGCATTGATGATTGGTTTGATCTTAAGCAATGAGTAAAACCTAGAGATCAGTGCATCCTACCTACATTCCCCTTTCACATCTGGTAGGAGTCCAGGGCTTcagggaaagctgaaaaaaagtctgGGAATGTTGTCCTTAAGAAATACCCTTGCTGCAACACCAGCCAACCTTTCCTTCCTCACAGTGGTTtccacactgctgctggcatCCTCCAACCTTTAGACACAATCTCCTGTTTTACACCCTGTCAGTAAGTGCATTTGGGGTTTTGGTActatttttcacctttctcaACAGGGCTCTCTTCTACTCTAACTTCAACACTACTGCCAAAGCCACCATGGCCTATGAATAACAGAGGAACAAGCCTTGCCTTCATTCAGCCATATCACAGAAGACTGCTATACCCTCAGCCCTAAGCTGCCCTGTCAAATACTAACTGGGCTGAAAAATCATCTCTTTTAACACTCTGTCTTCATCTCCTGCATCACGTTTTGATTCTCTGAGTAACCTCTCCCTTTGGAACCAAGCTACACCCATtccagctgtgtgcagctgtgctaTGGAGGCTGCTGAACTGGACAGTATGTGAGGATAAACCATCTCTCCTCTCCACACTGGATGTAATCTACAGACTACACCAAAGACTTTAAGAAGTCTGAGAACgaagtaattttttctgcttgccATGCATAACGTTTTACAGAGATATAAAATTCAGGCTCTTTTTCAAAGCTGACTGCTGAACAAATTTCATTTGTACTAGAAAATATCATGTCACATTCAAAATTAAACAGAGAATGATGAAAGACCACAGTGGATATGTCATGCTACCTAATccacattaaataaaattatctttgatATCAAATATGATTAGACAAAAGCAGTTTACAAGAAACCAAGCAGGAAATTGCAAAACTAAAGTTCGATACGTTCTCCCTTCATCAAAGATTTTTGCTGGCAGTTTCAACACAGTGTGGTTTAAAAGAGAGCAAAAGCTTCCATTTTGAAAGCCCAGCTTGATGTTTTAAATCCAATTCCACCAGCCTTTTTTATGTCTTAGGATTTGATAAGGAAAACAATTCTCAGTTtaatcaaaatttctttttatgtagAGATTGCCATAAAAGGCAGGTCTGACTTCAAACAGAAGTGTATTTATGTAGCGATGATGCCATTTAACAGCTACAGAGACTCTAATTAAAGATCTCTGCAGCAAGTGACAGGAATACATTTACCATACATTACCAGAAAAATGCTCAACCAGAGGTGCTTGCCTCCTTAGCAAACCATTTAAGGCTCTCAGCATTTAGGATAGTCAATTCTGCAAAATCTTTCAACTGAACAATCATCCCAAGTACAGAGGTACACACACATGTGCATGTGCCCAATATAGTGGGAGGTCACAAGCACTGTTCTGGTGGTTGATACCTGGGGTTTGGGCCACACATTCTGTGCTCTCAATGAGTTATTTGAAATGACAAGCTTCCACCCTGTTAGTTCCCCTGGTGCTGTCACAAAGGCAGGGAGCGTCCATGTAGCAGCACAGCTACACAGCACACTGTAAATGATGTCAAATCTAAATCTCCTTGTACTGTCTAAGGCTCAAACAAGCTGTCTGCACCATCTGAGGGGAACACATGGTGAAACAGCTCTGAAATCTGAATCTCTGAAAGGCTTAAGGTGACCTGATGTAAAGCACTGACATTCAGCACCTGGCACAGGCTCTTTCTGTAAGACTGACTcccagtttttctgtttgtaggTCAGTAGCACTTCACCACAGATCTGGAAATAAACCTTCCTGCCAATTTCCCATTTGCAGAAATTATCTTTTGCTAAATGTGCATTCCCCCTTCTCACTGCTACAGCGGCCTCACATAAGAGCATGAGGAATGGCCATATGGTGTCCCACAGAAAGTCCATCTCCCTTGTGTGTTAGCTCCAACAGTGGCCATAAATAGATGCTTAGGAGAGTAACAGCACAACAGGAGAAACATGTCTGATACTACCCCTTAATAACTCACAGCCTCTGACTGTTTTCAGCTTAGGAAGTTCTTAAGGCAGATACTATTGCTATGGATTTAATAACTTGCAAAGAATTTTGCTACCATGAACTTGTCCAGCCTCTATCTGAGCTCATCTGAAGCTGAGCATCCTTCTCAGTCTGGGCTCTTGGTGCCACTTAATAGTCAGGGCTGCCTAGTGATTAGAGTCATGTAAATCATCCTTGGGAGATATGCCATCTCACCacgggagggagggaagcatGGATGATTAGTATCAATCTATCTTTTTGGTAGATTAAATTCAGTGAAATGAATCTCTACCACAGTCTTGATGTCTTCGTTCTCCCAAAAGGTACAGTATCTTCCCTCTGCAGTCTTATTTGAGATTTTACATTAAAGGCTGTGAGACCTCCAGACCTGACACTAATGGGAGTTGTGAAGTGCCTGTAATTAACAGTGGGCTAATGACAGAAACCTGCAGTGCTCTCTGTGACTGCTCTCTTTTTCTGCCTGTGGCTTTACAAAGCAAATATATGCCAATTTACATCATCCAAAACCTTCACCTATGTCACTGCCATTACAGTGACCTGCAGTCTGTTTTAGCCTCAGAGGGTATTTATAGTCCAGGCAAGGCTGCCACTCTCCCCAAGAGCACTGGGCGAGGAGGCCAGGGCAAAGGGTTAACTGGGAAATATGACAGCGAGGGACATGACAGGAGCAGATGGCGAGGGGTAATGCTGTAGCACAGTTTGGAAATGAAACTCCTTTCCTAGTGACTGTGTCGACATTGTTAAGTAGCATTAATAGTACATCGCTTGCTAAATGGCTTCTGGGACTGGCAAAGAAAGAATTGAAACCATTAAACAGCAATAGgcagaaaaccaaacagcaaaatGTCAAGTGGTAATGAGAACACCCACTGCGCTGGATACCTCCCACTGGCATGCTTTGGGGTCACGAGGAGAGCAGGCTCTTGAACAGTTCTGTGATACACTTTCTAGTTAGCagaaaaatcctattttatAACCAAAGTGATTCGTAGGAATGAAAAACAGCGTGTCAGGTACCAGTCACTGATACTGTAAGTATGACAGCATTCTTAGGCAGCATCACATAAAATCCATACCTTAGCAATAACACTGCTCCATTTCTTTGAGAATCAGGTGtctgacatttttttcatagtCAGCTAGAGAATTGTGACACTCAGCAGCTGCTACCTTATTGGGAACCCAGGTTTGGCACAGATATTTGAAAGCATAGCTGAATCTTCTagtaagaaacaaagaaacctcagcagcagctttagCAGCTCTGCTGTATCTTTGCCCTGGTCTCACCAAGCATCACTCTAAGAATGGGATGCTGAGAAGTGAAATGTCACCACAGCTCAGGCATTGTTCTGTAAAATCCATGTTTTTACTTCCAAATATCTAACTttccagtgtttcttttttgttaaatttttagATACCATATTTTTACATGATGGCATAATTTGAATACATAAagtgaaattattatttccttctgcCCTGGTAGCATGTGATCACTGCAGTATTTGTGTCTGAAAACATTTCACCTGCAGTCACAAAATAATCTGACACAGTTGCCAAAGGCAGTTGCAATATATAGGTTCACAAATCCATCATAGCATCTTAATTCTTAagctctttttaaagaaatattctttaCTAAACAGATACCCCACATGACCAGTATTTTCCCCACACTAATTCCCTTGTGTCTCACAAaaacatgcatatatatattctCCTTATCTAAAGCATGCATTGTAAATGAAGATGTCTATTGGCTACTATTAATTTACAGGTAATATCTGGAGAACCAAGTTCTGTTCACTGTTTGCCAGAATATCACCCTACTGCTTACAATGCAAAGAGTGGGTGCACACTGACAATCAGGACACTTGTTCTATGTTCACTGCAAGTGGATTAGTTTGAATGCATTAAACTCACACCCAAAATTAACCACCACCTAAGGCAATCctctttaatttaattaaatacatCTAATTCTGAAGAGGAAGAATCCATGTACATGTTTTATGCAGTTAGCTTcaaattctcattttaattaattcagatTCCTGCTTCACCCTGAAATAAGTCTTAGGTTGACAAGCTTAGAAAAACAGctgcttattttcaaaatatagtTGTCAAAATGTTCACCCTACCAGTGGCAATGGAAAATTTTCACTCTAACATGGAGACATCAGGATTTCACCTGTTATTTTAATCTTGTCtaaaactttccattttaacaatctctgcttttcttccaatCCATTATATTCCTAGGACCTGTGCATTACTTCCTCCACTGCTTTCCTGATCCATGCCAGGCTAGATACAATGTCTTTGTCCTTTTAGATGATAGCACTGTTCAAAGTTGTACCGTATCAGCAGTGTCTCAGATGCCAGAGGTTCGAGCCTAGCTGTTGAACCACACACACTGAGTTACCTTCATCAATAGGTGTCTAAACATTCAGGAAGGAACAACCCATCTAAGATGCTGCAGCAAACACTTCAATTCTGAATTTGCTCTTGGCTGTAGAAACCGGTTTCCCCTAACTAAGGTATTCCCACAAGAACTGGGCTCAGCTGGATTGTTGGCCCGAAGCTACCACTTTTATGAGCACAGGTCCTgtgcaggctggagcacctctctgTGGAAAGTTCCCCTGCTGAATCAGCTGCAAAAAACAGTGTAGATAACTGGCATGAAGGTAAGTGAAAGTTTCATTCTCATATTTCTGCATAGGTAGCATCCAAGATACCCTAATGATAATAAACATGCTGTGATTCCACTCCTGCAATTTACATCTGCCTAGTGCCTCCTTGAAATAGCTTTTCTTACTTCAAAGACCCCACTGCTTTTAAACTGTTATTCTCAACCAACTGCTGTTGGATTTCATCTTCCAAGTGTGTAAGTCTGAGAAcaaataaaagcctttttaataaaaaaagcttaCAGTAGCTGACAAGTCTCAAAAGGATACAGAGAAGTTTCTCATTCCACCTATGGTCCTAAaaatttctcctctctttccagCTAATGCCAGCAATGACGCATCAAGGAAAAGAGTAAGTTATGTCAGCAGTGAGCGGAAATTCAAATTTCTGTGAAGAAGCCACAACTCTAAGTCACACATAATTTATATTGTGAATCTGTATACCTTACATTGGAGGGAGTGGTGAATATAACAAAAGCGTGCAGGGCAATCCAGCAGACTGTGCTTTAAACTGTCTGAATGCCCATGGAACAACGATTAAAGCAGCACTAGCTGACCTTCTGTAACTAATCCAACTGATGTTAACATCCTATTTTGGACACCACACTGGGAGAGAAGATGTCTGGCCCCCATGTACAGTTACAACTTTCATGCTTCCAGGAGAACgtgaatataaaatgaaaatataaatagagGGACCCAGAAAGACAAGCATTTATCAAAATTGAAAATCTCAGTGGGAGGCTATAAAACTAACCATCAATGTTATCAACAGTAGGAGCTATTAAAATCTGTTTACGATTTCCCAAAATGGCAAAACAGAGGACATTTCAGACCATGTGTAGTCATACTGGGAAACACAGGGAGAACAGGAATTCCTTTAAAGATAAGAGCAatctgcagagctggaacagTTTCATACAGAACGTGATTCTGGAAGAGATTCAAAGAGCAAGCCTGTGGGTTTAAACTCTTCACTAATATGTGAAAAGAAAGAGGTACTGATTATCCCACTTACTGCTTCCAAAATTTTTGGAATTGGTGACTTCAAAGCCAGACTACTGGATTTAACTGGACTTAATTGTCTCCTGTTTTGATGCAGGCTGGCAATTTCTTTCTGGTGTCAAGTTCCTctattacaaaaaaatccccaaatcaaccaaccaaccaacaaaccaaaagaaaaaaataatcttcgGGGGGGAAAGGAATAGTACCTTGGCATAACGTTTTGACATCTCAAGGGACAGCTTTTCTCTAAGGACACAAGGCTGTATCACTGACAGGAAGCAAGCACATGGCTGCAGGGTATCAGTGGCAGTTTCAGTTCTTGGGCAGAGAGTAAGTGGCTTTCTATGTGTCAGAGGGTAAAGAGGACAATAAGAGTAACACAAGCTGATTGTAATGGCACTCTGTATCCGCTGAGGAAAAGGCATTCTCACCATGAACAGAAAAGCCACATTAGGAGGTGTAAGTGGAAAGCCAAAGAGCAGAACTCAAGAATGAATGTATTGGAAAATAACTGAACAAAGCCTAATCCCACTTCTCAAAGTGAAAAAGGGCTGCTCAGACCCTTCCTCCACCGTAATCTTTGCAGCCCTGTTCACCTCTGACAAAATGGTGATGCCTCATTATCAGTTTGGTGATGTGGCCAACATACCTAGGTAGCAAAGAAAGAGACTGACCTTCATATTcttttgattttccttctgctccctctcccttAGCCTAACAAGATGCTTAGGCTGTTCTCCAGGGGGGCGTGGGGGGATGTGTGGAGAGATGGGAATTGGCAGCCATGCACAACAAGGGAAGCAATGACACAATTTCAAAAGTAGAACTAATTCCAGATGAAAAATTGTTTAATCATTAGTCTTCAGGCATGGGCAAAAGTAAGAGTTTTGTAAATCACTGTATCCTTCAGTATTTCATAATCAGAATGCTTTTCACAAACACT from Corvus cornix cornix isolate S_Up_H32 chromosome 5, ASM73873v5, whole genome shotgun sequence encodes:
- the C5H14orf132 gene encoding uncharacterized protein C14orf132 homolog isoform X2, giving the protein MDLSFMAAQLPVMGGAFMDSPNEDFSTEYSLFNSSANVHAASSMQNPPEETSRSSNDAILLWIAIIATIGNIVVVGVVYAFTF
- the C5H14orf132 gene encoding uncharacterized protein C14orf132 homolog isoform X1; this encodes MDLSFMAAQVLPVMGGAFMDSPNEDFSTEYSLFNSSANVHAASSMQNPPEETSRSSNDAILLWIAIIATIGNIVVVGVVYAFTF